A single region of the Metarhizium brunneum chromosome 6, complete sequence genome encodes:
- the rad21 gene encoding Cohesin subunit rad21 codes for MFYSETLLQKSGPLARVWLSANLERKLSKNHILQSNVTDSVEAIITPNQAPMALRLSGQLLLGVVRIYQRKTRYLLDDCNEAMMKIKMAFRSSGNNDMAANLQMPNREALLLPDRITPYDNLELPPPPDASWLLSQVDDITATPVGRKGRASNNRDINLQEDLEVSQFLHANDNADDSFAPMGELELELDFGFSIDDDLSQSIEHGRDAPPARDVEDDMLSDDLELRTHNKDATDLGEPPVRIADGEGDIAMGDDDFAFNVDDQSAMPGMASATNLARERISESPLSDIDEKLALEIETEYSRHNHTDLYEPTEDTELTIVRRPAQRSKKQKIMMPDEEIALSSSHIKQQQADRQNIIKPASFLPRDPFLLALMDMQKTGGFVSSIMTEGRSSAWAPELRGMLSLDAVRGMSELKRKRDSGIADVDSDAGAAKSPRLELGEDTDFGFDGDGVTSHSVAADGTILEIPAAGGDDDHYEADGSVMNPFDETTAPLVHPQDSGPVSVGTKHAVHILRDLFGAEAATNAERRKKSSVVFQNLLPEKQTTKAEATKMFFECLVLATKDAIKVEQGPELGAPIRVRGKRGLWGDWAEREAGGEISNQNEPEPAAVSSTAVAVEA; via the exons ATGTTCTACTCGGAGACTCTCCTCCAGAAGAGCGGGCCCCTGGCTCGCGTCTGGCTGTCGGCAAATCTGGAGCGCAAGCTGTCTAAAAATCATATCCTACAGTCCAATGTCACCGACAGTGTGGAGGCCATCATCACACCGAACCAGGCGCCCATGGCACTGCGTCTGAGTGGCCAACTTCTGCTTGGAGTTGTGAGAATATACCAACGAAAGACGCGTTATTTGCTGGATGATTGTAATGAAGCTATGATGAAGATCAAAATG GCTTTCCGTTCCAGTGGAAACAATGATATGGCTGCCAACTTACAAATGCCGAATCGTGAGGCCTTGCTTTTGCCTGATCGGATCACGCCTTATGACAACCTGGAattgcctcctcctccagatGCCTCATGGCTTCTGTCTCAGGTTGACGACATCACGGCTACCCCAGTCGGCCGCAAAGGCCGTGCCAGCAATAACAGAGATATTAATTTGCAGGAAGATCTTGAAGTCAGTCAATTTTTACATGCCAATGACAACGCAGACGACAGCTTTGCACCAATGGGCGAGTTAGAACTTGAGCTCGACTTCGGCTTCAGCATAGACGACGACTTGAGCCAAAGTATCGAACATGGTCGAGATGCACCGCCAGCACGCGACGTTGAAGATGACATGTTGAGCGATGACTTGGAACTTCGGACACACAACAAGGACGCAACTGATTTGGGAGAACCCCCTGTGAGAATCGCGGATGGAGAGGGCGACATTGCAATGGGTGATGATGATTTCGCTTTCAACGTTGATGACCAATCTGCCATGCCGGGTATGGCTTCCGCGACGAATCTGGCCCGTGAAAGAATATCCGAATCGCCACTTTCTGACATTGACGAGAAACTGGCACTGGAGATTGAAACAGAATACTCGCGCCACAACCACACCGATCTCTATGAACCCACGGAAGACACGGAACTTACCATCGTCCGCAGGCCTGCCCAACGTTCAAAGAAGCAGAAAATTATGATGCCCGATGAGGAGATTGCCTTGTCGAGCAGTCATATTAAACAGCAACAGGCTGATCGACAGAATATCATAAAACCTGCCTCTTTTCTCCCTCGAGATCCCTTTCTACTAGCTCTGATGGATATGCAGAAGACTGGTGGGTTTGTCTCGTCCATCATGACCGAGGGTCGCAGCTCAGCTTGGGCCCCGGAGCTTCGAGGCATGCTCTCATTAGATGCCGTCCGGGGAATGAGCGAGCTCAAGCGAAAGCGAGACAGTGGCATTGCGGATGTGGATAGCGACGCTGGTGCTGCCAAGTCACCGCGCCTGGAACTTGGAGAGGATACAGACTTTGGCtttgatggcgacggcgtgACTAGCCACAGTGTGGCAGCCGATGGCACCATTCTGGAGATCCCGGCcgctggcggcgacgatgatcACTACGAAGCTGACGGTAGTGTAATGAACCCCTTCGACGAAACGACGGCTCCCCTTGTGCATCCTCAAGACAGTGGGCCAGTCTCTGTTGGTACCAAGCATGCCGTGCACATTCTTCGAGACTTGTTTGGAGCTGAGGCTGCCACAAACGCcgagaggaggaagaagagctccGTTGTGTTCCAGAATTTGCTACCCGAGAAGCAAACCACAAAGGCAGAAGCCACCAAGATGTTCTTCGAGTGTCTTGTCCTCGCCACTAAGGATGCGATCAAGGTTGAACAAGGACCAGAGCTGGGGGCGCCCATCAGAGTTCGTGGGAAGAGAGGATTGTGGGGAGACTGGGCTGAGCGAGAAGCCGGAGGCGAGATTTCGAACCAGAACGAGCCGGAGCCTGCAGCGGTCAGTTCTACTGCCGTTGCTGTGGAGGCCTAA
- the mft1 gene encoding THO complex subunit mft1 — protein sequence MASWALLDEKSESELHKSRLLNVEEKPFKRITKRLSTISSVVSVATQHNGTTENGADAANLPSLKEDLTLDFAAFDSSIARLQFLHDANQRERERYAADQQRILTECQAVRANNGQLREQLNSARATLDQRKKFDELAEKITSNRLLRPREDQLANLAKLEEECRELERESGTYKGTWKERREQFNRIMDEGRMLRRQIRDEKEEVDRREGMNEEGEDDADGEREGTTPRPVISGNATPHPDGEGQSKGENDVENEDESANAAASSRDRTPSGDTPAQDRAGSRAAPTPAESTSSAPRGSGKYLQVPGSATPSHQGAGDVDMEDQVETQRTEQENGEGEDEMEVDE from the coding sequence ATGGCATCCTGGGCTTTGCTCGACGAGAAAAGCGAATCTGAGCTTCACAAGTCCCGTCTTCTCAACGTTGAAGAAAAACCCTTTAAACGGATCACAAAACGCCTGTCTACCATTTCCTCCGTTGTCTCCGTAGCCACACAGCATAACGGAACAACAGAAAACGGCGCTGATGCCGCGAATCTCCCCAGCTTGAAAGAAGATCTTACGCTCGACTTCGCCGCCTTTGACAGCAGCATTGCACGTCTACAATTCCTACACGATGCCAATCAACGCGAGCGCGAACGATATGCGGCCGACCAGCAGCGCATTTTGACAGAATGCCAAGCGGTGCGGGCCAATAATGGACAGCTGAGGGAACAGTTAAACTCTGCACGAGCGACGCTCGACCAGCGGAAGAAATTCGACGAACTAGCAGAAAAGATCACATCTAATAGACTATTACGTCCGCGGGAGGACCAGCTCGCTAACCTGGCGAAACTAGAAGAAGAGTGTAGGGAGCTGGAACGAGAAAGTGGGACATACAAAGGAACATGGAAGGAACGCAGAGAACAGTTCAACAGGATCATGGACGAAGGCAGGATGCTGAGACGGCAGATTCGTgatgagaaggaggaagTTGACCGGCGAGAGGGCATGAATGAGGAAGGGGAGGATGACGCTGACGGAGAGCGGGAGGGTACAACACCTAGGCCAGTTATCAGTGGTAATGCGACTCCACATCCGGACGGCGAGGGTCAGTCGAAAGGCGAGAACGACGTGGAAAATGAAGACGAGTCTGCAaatgcagcagcttcaagtAGGGACAGAACACCGTCCGGGGACACGCCCGCGCAAGACAGGGCGGGATCGAGGGCAGCCCCAACACCGGCGGAATCAACATCTTCAGCGCCACGAGGTTCAGGGAAGTATTTACAGGTTCCTGGGAGTGCAACACCTTCACATCAAGGTGCTGGAGAtgtggacatggaggacCAAGTGGAGACCCAAAGGACAGAACAGGAGAATGGAGAAGGCGAGGATGAAATGGAAGTTGACGAGTAA
- the PMR1 gene encoding Calcium-transporting ATPase 1, protein MQMPWFARNGSGKETLLPTSSTPAITEMSTFDSSENGKPVRPQHARTPSSHARNVADEFSYMTPSEVGARLRTSLTHGLTATDALTRLGDYGPNEIPHDEPEPLWLRFVKQFQEPLIILLLVSAGMSVLLGNLDDAVSITVAVTIVVTVGFIQEYRSEQSIEALNHLVPNHAHLVRGGSSKPSATIPKSPAWPPPSSDPGSTGSSGTKTPVEDAMDAVSTKVMAGQLVPGDLVLFTTGDRIPADIRVTKATDLTIDASNLTGETEPVRVTAEARTRRVSSHGLNHLQLPQPPALGSGGPHEGDPGGDTHNIAFMGTLVTSGHGRGIVFATGGSTHFGTIATSVSGTESPRSPLQLSMDELGTQLSKASFVVIGLISLVGWLQGKKLLEIFTISISLAVAAIPEGLPIIVTVTLALGVHRMARHNAIVRRMPKVETLGSVNVVCTDKTGTLTTNHMTTSEMWYFGAGDPIDVASDSDSMDDKSTPTQLRIMRIGNIANNARLAQKYTESGAAASAVLSSTLGRGQVATNSRWVGQPTDVAMLDMLDKFKEHDIRNSIGPRVAETPFSSERKWMGVTIGSDSKGEKEYAYMKGSVEKVLTACSTYLDNDGREIVLDTARRQEALAAAQIMAMKGLRVLAFASGPVFKSFKGRTAQGTSRTGTPDLESSTSSIPEANEDVYRDLIFAGLVGMSDPPRPGVSRSLKRLMRGGVKVIMITGDAETTALAIGKQLGMNIAVASEHSSSQGTVRPVLLGEEVDNMSEEDLALAMQHTTIFARTNPDHKMKIIKALQSRGDIVAMTGDGVNDAPALKKADIGISMGRHGTDVAKEAADMILTDDDFSTILRAIEEGKGIFNNIQNFLTFQLSTSAASLSLVLLCTFFGFKTPLNAMQILWINIIMDGPPAQSLGVEKVDPDVMNRPPRRRNDAVLTRAVLMRVLTSAVIIMIGTMLIYRHEMLADGQVTRRDTTMTFTCFVFFDMFNALSCRSESKSIFRVDTTVSNLVNKAPGSYVPPGRIFSSPMSSLPNGVFNRYSTTDGKDMKPKTATSSPLNHVSCAAELRAALAALHARESDITARLDSLIASQADLTRDLGRLDLLRAGLGAQVIAARSISNDMLSSAAETAGRLSNRVKELDLEKSRVEDTLGVVEQVAELKACVNGVVGSMGAPQDWEAAAAYLDRASKVPEDIARGAFASSIVPSVEVPDPPWVTLETARESLCGLFLREFEKAAGDGDGPKVTRFFKLFPLIGRADVGLDVYGRYVCQGVAGTARATLKDSVGAHGRKEGFFYANALTRLFEHIAQIVESHGGLVERHYGAGKMVRVIERLQMEADVQGGIIMDTWSDERGIDRMITDVKSYPFSFLVQSFLPQAPRSGTPRVNSPAVGGGNPRSSEDEGVNMKEVDGLLNEIALMLGRWSLYTRFLSGKCMVPSDEDALLVLPELLIKSNLYRKVSAKLTTPYNVMTTFFFRRSVEKAFQLDEYPTGLSLRLNKSIDGHGPIIITAVDDVMYIVNTVIQKSMSTSQRDVIASVIPTIGRVLGSDFIGMVQRKMRDESYPKPAVHGGFPPEDKIIQFIVLINSLDMANEYLSRIIGSRVVAAEGQASGVALHESLKDSFPFDKDNTFAANALHSLETSFINKSSELLNEGIQVLFAQVIKPRLRPIFNDTFRDVDYTLNEEGVAEVAEQNDENVGDILEQVSRRFEHGWDQLMKPIARIMTPGTFRTLLDITARYLSKILEKRILSYAGKTSPFGAVRIERDFGGIVNIVSKGEFRVREAFGKVTQLLMVANMEDDEWEELGNDEDAIEWVLTEEERRRARGLVKG, encoded by the exons ATGCAGATGCCATGGTTTGCTCGCAACGGCTCAGGGAAGGAGACACTGCTCCCTACCTCGAGCACTCCAGCCATCACGGAAATGTCCACCTTCGACTCGTCCGAAAATGGCAAACCAGTCCGACCGCAACATGCCCGAACTCCCTCATCACACGCCAGA AATGTCGCAGATGAATTTTCCTACATGACGCCCAGCGAAGTCGGTGCCCGCTTGCGAACGTCTTTAACACACGGATTGACTGCCACCGATGCCCTGACCCGACTGGGTGATTATGGCCCAAACGAGATTCCCCATGATGAACCAGAGCCTCTTTGGTTGCGGTTTGTGAAGCAATTTCAAGAACCGCTAATCATTCTGCTACTTGTGTCCGCGGGCATGTCCGTCTTGTTGGGCAATTTAGATGATGCGGTGAGCATCACAGTCGCCGTCACAATAGTAGTGACTGTTGGGTTTATCCAAGAGTACCGGTCCGAACAGTCAATTGAAGCTCTTAACCACTTGGTTCCAAACCATGCCCATCTGGTACGCGGGGGATCCAGCAAACCTTCAGCGACTATACCCAAATCTCCTGCctggccaccaccatccaGCGACCCTGGCTCGACTGGCAGCTCCGGAACGAAGACACCAGTAGAGGATGCCATGGATGCCGTATCAACCAAGGTTATGGCCGGACAGCTTGTTCCTGGTGACTTGGTACTGTTCACAACTGGCGATCGGATCCCGGCCGATATTCGTGTGACCAAGGCAACCGATCTGACAATAGATGCCTCCAATTTGACAGGGGAGACGGAACCGGTCCGAGTCACGGCCGAGGCGCGAACAAGACGAGTCAGTAGCCACGGATTGAACCATCTACAGCTTCCTCAGCCGCCAGCACTCGGGTCCGGGGGGCCTCATGAGGGAGATCCCGGCGGTGACACACACAACATCGCATTCATGGGAACCTTGGTAACAtctggccacggccgaggcATTGTGTTCGCGACCGGGGGAAGCACACACTTCGGTACCATAGCGACCAGCGTATCTGGTACGGAAAGCCCTCGTTCGCCACTCCAACTGTCCATGGACGAACTTGGTACCCAACTCAGCAAGGCCTCTTTTGTTGTTATTGGCCTGATTTCATTAGTTGGATGGTTACAAGGCAAGAAATTATTGGAGATTTTCACAATTTCTATTTCGCTTGCCGTAGCGGCGATTCCAGAGGGCCTTCCGATTATCGTAACCGTTACTCTGGCACTTGGCGTCCACAGAATGGCAAGACACAACGCAATTGTTCGTAGGATGCCCAAGGTCGAGACTCTTGGCTCTGTCAATGTAGTTTGTACCGACAAGACCG GTACGTTGACGACAAATCATATGACAACGTCCGAGATGTGGTATTTCGGAGCCGGGGATCCGATCGACGTTGCCTCTGACAGCGATTCCATGGATGATAAGAGTACACCTACACAGCTGAGAATTATGCGAATCGGAAACATCGCCAATAATGCGCGGCTTGCACAAAAATATACCGAGAGTGGCGCCGCTGCTTCAGCAGTTTTGTCCTCTACGCTGGGGCGTGGGCAAGTAGCCACGAATTCGAGATGGGTTGGCCAACCCACGGATGTCGCAATGTTGGATATGCTTGACAAGTTCAAGGAACACGACATTCGCAACTCCATAGGGCCGCGGGTAGCAGAAACGCCATTTAGTTCTGAGAGAAAATGGATGGGCGTGACTATTGGCTCTGATTCTAAAGGAGAAAAAGAGTATGCGTATATGAAGGGCTCAGTCGAAAAGGTTCTTACTGCGTGCAGTACTTACCTGGACAATGACGGAAGAGAGATTGTTCTTGATACAGCTAGACGTCAAGAGGCTCTAGCAGCAGCCCAAATAATGGCAATGAAGGGACTCCGTGTTCTAGCTTTTGCCAGTGGACCTGTGTTCAAGTCTTTTAAAGGAAGGACTGCACAGGGAACTTCGCGCACTGGGACGCCCGATCTCGAAAGCAGCACAAGTTCAATCCCGGAGGCCAACGAAGATGTCTACAGGGACTTGATATTTGCTGGTTTGGTGGGCATGAGTGATCCACCGAGACCTGGGGTTAGCCGTTCCCTCAAGAGGCTTATGCGAGGCGGAGTCAAGGTTATTATGATCACTGGTGATGCTGAAACCACAGcccttgccattggcaagcaGCTGGGCATGAATATCGCGGTGGCTAGCGAACATTCAAGTAGTCAAGGTACTGTGCGGCCTGTGCTTCTTGGAGAGGAGGTCGACAACATGTCGGAGGAGGACCTGGCCCTGGCCATGCAGCATACCACTATTTTTGCTAGAACGAACCCGGATCACAAGATGAAGATCATCAAGGCTTTACAATCTCGTGGCGATATTGTCGCCATGACTGGAGATGGGGTCAATGATGCTCCGGCTTTGAAAAAGGCTGATATCGGTATCTCGATGGGTCGCCACGGAACTGACGTGGCAAAGGAAGCTGCAGATATGATTCTTACAGACGATGACTTTTCGACGATTCTGCGCGCAATTGAGGAAGGCAAAGGTATTTTCAACAATATCCAAAACTTTCTCACCTTCCAACTCAGCACCAGTGCTGCCAGCTTGTCTCTTGTACTTCTGTGTACCTTTTTCGGCTTTAAAACTCCTTTGAACGCCATGCAAATTTTGTGGATTA ACATCATCATGGACGGACCTCCAGCTCAGTCCCTTGGAGTCGAGAAGGTCGATCCCGATGTGATGAATCGGCCCCCGCGAAGACGCAACGACGCGGTGCTTACCCGGGCGGTTCTCATGCGTGTTCTAACATCGGCTGTTATTATCATGATCGGCACCATGCTAATATACAGGCACGAAATGCTGGCCGATGGACAAGTGACACGGCGTGACACAACCATGACGTTTACGTGCTTTGTCTTCTTCGACATGTTTAACGCACTTAGCTGCCGATCGGAGTCAAAGTCTATTTTCCGAG TCGACACCACAGTCAGCAACCTCGTCAACAAAGCCCCCGGGAGCTATGTACCACCCGGCCGAATCTTCTCGTCGCCAATGTCCTCTCTCCCCAATGGCGTGTTTAATCGCTACAGCACCACGGATGGCAAGGACATGAAGCCGAAAACTGCTACATCATCGCCCCTCAACCATGTCTCCTGCGCGGCCGAACTGCGCGCCGCACTGGCAGCGCTGCATGCTCGGGAGTCCGACATAACAGCCCGTCTCGACTCCCTGATCGCTTCACAGGCTGACCTAACTCGAGACCTCGGCCGATTGGATCTGTTGCGAGCCGGCCTGGGGGCCCAGGTTATCGCTGCGAGATCCATTAGCAATGACATGCTCTCATCCGCGGCCGAGACTGCGGGGAGGCTCAGCAACAGGGTCAAGGAGCTGGACCTGGAGAAGAGCCGCGTAGAAGACACGCTGGGCGTGGTTGAGCAAGTTGCCGAGCTCAAAGCCTGTGTCAACGGCGTGGTAGGTTCCATGGGCGCGCCGCAGGACTGGGAGGCAGCAGCTGCGTACCTGGACCGAGCAAGCAAGGTCCCGGAGGATATCGCCAGGGGCGCTTTCGCCTCGAGTATAGTTCCCAGCGTGGAGGTGCCCGACCCTCCGTGGGTGACGCTGGAGACGGCAAGAGAGTCTCTTTGCGGACTCTTCCTGCGGGAGTTTGAGAAGGCGGCTGGAGACGGGGACGGCCCAAAGGTCACCCGATTCTTCAAGCTGTTCCCATTGATTGGGCGAGCCGACGTTGGGCTCGATGTGTACGGGCGATATGTCTGCCAAGGGGTGGCAGGGACGGCTCGCGCCACGCTGAAGGACAGTGTCGGCGCTCACGGCAGGAAGGAGGGGTTCTTCTACGCCAATGCGTTGACGAGGCTGTTTGAGCATATAGCGCAGATTGTGGAAAGCCACGGGGGTCTTGTGGAGCGGCATTATGGTGCTGGCAAGATGGTTCGTGTGATTGAGCGACTACAGATGGAAGCGGATGTCCAGGGTGGCATTATCATGGATACTTGGAGCGACGAGCGCGGTATTGACAGGATGATTACCGATGTGAAAAGTTATCCCTTTTCGTTTTTGGTGCAGAGCTTTCTGCCACAGGCCCCTAGGAGTGGTACGCCGCGGGTCAATTCCCCAGCTGTGGGAGGCGGGAATCCTCGTTCCAGCGAGGATGAGGGTGTCAACATGAAAGAAGTGGATGGGCTGTTGAATGAGATTGCCCTTATGCTCGGAAGATGGTCACTCTACACGCGGTTTCTGTCTGGTAAATGCATG GTTCCTTCTGATGAAGATGCGCTGTTGGTATTGCCGGAACTGTTGATCAAGTCAAACTTGTATCGGAAGGTCTCCGCAAAGCTCACAACGCCATATAATGTCATGACGACGTTCTTTTTTCGCCGGTCTGTAGAAAAAGCATTCCAACTGGATGAGTATCCAACCGGTTTGTCCTTGCGCCTAAATAAGTCGATCGACGGTCATGGTCCTATTATTATCACGGCCGTAGACGATGTCATGTACATTGTCAATACGGTTATACAAAAATCAATGTCGACATCACAGCGGGATGTCATTGCATCCGTCATTCCAACTATTGGCCGAGTCTTGGGCTCTGATTTCATTGGCATGGTGCAGCGCAAGATGCGAGACGAATCTTATCCCAAGCCAGCCGTACACGGCGGCTTTCCCCCGGAAGACAAAATCATCCAGTTCATTGTGCTCATCAACAGCCTGGATATGGCAAATGAATACCTGAGCAGAATCATCGGCAGCCGAGTGGTAGCAGCTGAAGGCCAAGCAAGTGGTGTAGCGCTACACGAGTCCTTGAAGGATTCATTCCCTTTCGACAAGGATAACACATTTGCCGCCAACGCGCTACACTCTCTGGAGACCAGCTTCATCAACAAGTCCTCTGAGCTCCTCAACGAAGGTATCCAAGTCCTCTTCGCTCAAGTCATCAAGCCTCGATTACGGCCCATCTTCAACGATACTTTCCGGGACGTGGATTACACTCTCAACGAGGAAGGTGTGGCGGAAGTGGCAGAGCAAAATGACGAAAACGTGGGGGACATTCTTGAGCAGGTTTCGAGACGATTCGAACATGGCTGGGATCAGCTAATGAAGCCGATTGCACGCATAATGACGCCTGGAACATTCAGAACGCTACTAGATATCACAGCTCGATACCTGTCCAAGATCCTGGAAAAGAGGATATTGAGCTATGCCGGGAAGACGAGTCCGTTTGGCGCTGTCCGCATAGAGAGggactttggcggcatcgtAAACATTGTCTCCAAGGGGGAATTTCGCGTCAGGGAGGCGTTTGGCAAAGTGACTCAGCTGCTCATGGTGGCCAATATGGAGGACGACGAGTGGGAAGAGCTTGGTAATGACGAGGATGCTATTGAATGGGTGTTgacggaggaggagaggagaagGGCGAGGGGGCTGGTGAAGGGCTAG
- the sua5 gene encoding Threonylcarbamoyl-AMP synthase, which produces MNTRVVAVPHKGTLGSFDDSKDPLGRLEHWHIHRDARDAVAALEPAAEYLKTKDTPVAFPTETVYGLGADATRSASVKGIYSAKGRPSDNPLIVHVCDLDMLRTLLGSRGQDAIPARYQSLIESFWPGPLTILLPNPDPSPLAPEVTAGLDSFGVRMPSSPLALTLIKLAGVPLAAPSANASTKPSPTTAQHVKDDLDGRIEMILDGGSCQVGVESTVVDGLCDPPVVLRPGGVGIDELRSCPGWEHVVKAYKDQSEEGKAAPRAPGMKYKHYSPRARVVLYESSYENGRAGIVEADAEAVAATAIGGTHAVNGTARKKVGVIRTKRWKPAAGLRCSKLRLDARRIGHSQQGGQHDEMPYDVCAGELQNEQGETVGQVFDIGLGQETRRIAQGLFSALRELDRRGADVIFVDGIDDELDIAAAVMNRLRKAASETRA; this is translated from the coding sequence ATGAACACGCGGGTGGTTGCCGTCCCTCACAAGGGCACACTGGGCTCGTTTGACGACTCCAAGGACCCCCTGGGCAGGTTAGAGCACTGGCACATCCACAGAGACGCCCGAGATGCAGTCGCCGCGCTGGAACCCGCCGCAGAGTACCTCAAGACCAAAGACACGCCCGTCGCCTTCCCCACGGAGACGGTGtacggcctcggcgccgacgccacGAGGAGCGCGTCCGTCAAGGGCATCTATTCGGCAAAGGGGAGGCCGTCGGACAACCCGCTCATCGTGCACGTGTGCGATCTCGACATGCTGCGGACCCTGCTTGGCTCAcgcggccaagatgccatcCCCGCGCGCTACCAGTCTCTCATCGAGAGCTTCTGGCCGGGCCCGTTGACGATTCTCCTGCCCAACCCTGACCCCTCGCCTCTTGCGCCAGAGGTCACGGCCGGACTCGACTCGTTTGGCGTGCgcatgccgtcgtcgccgctggCCCTGACGCTCATCAAGCTTGCTGGCGTGCCGCTGGCTGCCCCGTCTGCGAATGCCTCCACGAAGCCGTCGCCAACCACGGCGCAACACGTCAAGGATGACTTGGATGGGCGGATCGAGATGATCCTCGACGGGGGCTCCTGCCAGGTTGGCGTGGAGAGCACagtcgtcgacggcctgTGCGATCCGCCGGTCGTTCTGAGGCCGGGGGGCGTGGGCATCGATGAGTTGAGGAGCTGCCCCGGCTGGGAACACGTCGTCAAGGCGTACAAGGACCAGAGCGAGGAGGGCAAGGCGGCGCCGCGAGCCCCGGGCATGAAGTATAAGCACTACAGTCCCAGGGCGAGGGTCGTGCTGTACGAGTCGAGTTACGAGAATGGGCGGGCCGGGATTGTCGAGGCGGACGCGGAGGCTGTCGCGGCGACCGCGATTGGGGGCACACACGCCGTGAACGGCACCGCGAGGAAGAAGGTGGGAGTCATACGGACCAAGCGGTGGAAGCCCGCCGCTGGCTTGCGATGCAGCAAGCTCCGTCTGGATGCGAGGCGGATTGGCCACAGTCAGCAGGGCGGCCAGCACGACGAGATGCCATATGATGTATGTGCTGGGGAATTGCAAAACGAACAAGGGGAGACAGTCGGCCAAGTCTTCGACATAGGTCTGGGTCAAGAAACCCGCCGTATAGCGCAAGGCTTGTTCTCCGCTCTTCGAGAGCTGGATAGACGGGGTGCAGATGTTATTTTTGTAGACGGTATAGACGATGAGCTGGATATAGCAGCCGCTGTGATGAACCGCCTTCGCAAGGCGGCATCCGAAACTAGAGCATAG